In Nocardia asteroides, the following proteins share a genomic window:
- a CDS encoding siderophore-interacting protein, with translation MKDRTAYRENIAEVLAGDHYAKVPYPIGLQEVEVLRVAPVGAALLRITFGGPDIAKFHSYVPDEHVRLIFPGEDGVLRLPKLEGTMLDWGNPRPVSREYTVRRHSVEDGELDIDFVIHPGGLASDWAASVTPGTKVHIAGPPGGVAIPETYDDYLLAGDITAVPAIARWLERMPRTTTGWVFIEVAGPAEEIPLDQPAGMRVRWLHRGELEPGTSDVLEQAVREVEVPAGHRVYAWVAGEAGCLRGVRKIIRNDLGIGPKDSLIAGYWKRGVADFDREE, from the coding sequence ATGAAGGATCGCACCGCCTATCGCGAGAACATCGCCGAGGTGCTCGCCGGCGACCACTACGCCAAGGTGCCGTACCCGATCGGCTTGCAGGAGGTGGAGGTGTTGCGGGTCGCGCCCGTCGGCGCGGCGCTGCTGCGGATCACCTTCGGCGGCCCGGACATCGCGAAGTTCCACAGCTATGTGCCGGACGAGCATGTGCGCCTGATCTTTCCGGGCGAGGACGGCGTGCTGCGGCTGCCCAAGCTCGAGGGCACGATGCTGGATTGGGGCAACCCGCGACCGGTCTCGCGCGAGTACACCGTGCGCCGCCACAGCGTCGAGGACGGCGAACTCGACATCGATTTCGTCATCCACCCTGGTGGACTGGCCTCGGATTGGGCCGCCTCGGTCACCCCGGGCACCAAGGTGCACATCGCCGGTCCCCCCGGCGGCGTCGCCATCCCGGAGACCTACGACGACTACCTGCTCGCCGGTGACATCACCGCCGTACCCGCCATCGCCCGCTGGCTCGAGCGCATGCCGCGCACCACCACCGGCTGGGTGTTCATCGAGGTGGCCGGGCCCGCCGAGGAGATCCCGCTCGATCAGCCCGCCGGGATGCGGGTGCGCTGGCTGCACCGCGGCGAGCTGGAACCGGGCACCAGCGACGTGCTCGAGCAGGCCGTGCGCGAGGTGGAAGTGCCTGCCGGACACCGCGTTTACGCGTGGGTGGCGGGTGAGGCGGGCTGCCTGCGCGGGGTCCGCAAGATCATCCGCAACGACCTGGGCATCGGGCCCAAGGACTCGCTCATCGCCGGCTACTGGAAGCGCGGCGTCGCCGATTTCG
- the entS gene encoding enterobactin transporter EntS, whose amino-acid sequence MTAPGGLLLDLSPLRASRPFRCAFAARLVSVLGIGLLMVALPLQVYELTGSSVQVAGVATTTAAALFFGSLAGGVVADRYDRRTVIQWSRSAAGLGFLVLGVNAVLPDPMLPAIYLAAVIDGLAGGVSGSALMAMVPVLVGREKVAAAGALVSLTTDLGTMLTPAVAGLLVAKTGVATAYFLCALATTATVGLITAIGPSPPPQRDLENPIRELAAGIGFAVRHESIRLILLTGLIGMLVSGPLVLLPAFADVELGAGAGTLGLLYAAPGAGAVLGTLTSGWMSRVHTGRALLLTLALMPIGVIAAGLWSHAALVFLGLAGFGLARAVNMVLRYAMLQQATPDHMRGRMSGLLMVQSVAGTAVGSMVAGVVGQLFDPGRALVLYGVAVLILTGLMALGAGPLHRKEQR is encoded by the coding sequence GTGACCGCCCCAGGGGGACTGCTGCTCGACCTCAGCCCACTGCGGGCCTCGCGCCCGTTCCGGTGCGCGTTCGCGGCGCGGCTGGTGTCGGTGCTCGGCATCGGCCTGCTCATGGTGGCGTTGCCGCTACAGGTCTACGAGCTGACCGGTTCGAGCGTGCAGGTCGCCGGAGTCGCCACCACCACCGCGGCGGCCCTGTTCTTCGGCAGCCTGGCCGGCGGTGTCGTCGCCGACCGCTACGACCGCCGCACGGTGATCCAATGGTCGCGCAGCGCGGCGGGTCTCGGGTTCCTGGTGCTCGGCGTGAACGCCGTGCTGCCGGACCCGATGCTGCCCGCGATCTACCTCGCCGCCGTCATCGACGGCCTCGCGGGCGGGGTCAGCGGTTCGGCGCTGATGGCCATGGTCCCGGTACTGGTCGGGCGGGAGAAGGTCGCGGCCGCGGGCGCGCTGGTCTCGCTGACCACCGACCTCGGCACGATGCTCACCCCCGCCGTCGCCGGTCTGCTGGTCGCGAAGACCGGAGTGGCCACGGCCTATTTCCTCTGTGCCCTGGCGACCACCGCCACCGTCGGGCTGATCACCGCGATCGGGCCGTCGCCGCCGCCGCAACGCGATCTGGAGAACCCGATTCGCGAGCTGGCGGCGGGCATCGGTTTCGCGGTGCGCCACGAATCCATCCGGCTCATCCTGCTGACCGGCCTGATCGGGATGCTCGTCAGCGGCCCGCTGGTGCTGCTGCCCGCCTTCGCGGATGTCGAACTCGGCGCGGGCGCGGGCACGCTCGGGCTGCTCTACGCGGCGCCCGGCGCCGGTGCCGTGCTCGGCACGCTCACCAGCGGCTGGATGAGCCGCGTGCACACCGGCCGGGCGCTGCTGCTCACGCTGGCCTTGATGCCGATCGGCGTGATCGCGGCCGGGCTGTGGTCGCACGCGGCGCTGGTGTTCCTCGGGCTGGCCGGGTTCGGCCTGGCCAGAGCGGTGAACATGGTGCTGCGCTACGCGATGCTCCAGCAGGCCACGCCCGATCACATGCGCGGGCGCATGTCGGGCCTGCTGATGGTGCAGTCGGTCGCCGGTACCGCGGTCGGCTCCATGGTGGCCGGTGTGGTCGGCCAGCTGTTCGATCCCGGACGCGCGCTGGTGCTCTACGGCGTCGCCGTCCTGATTCTCACCGGCCTGATGGCGCTGGGCGCCGGGCCGCTGCACAGAAAGGAACAACGATGA